In the Leptospira sp. WS4.C2 genome, one interval contains:
- the fliE gene encoding flagellar hook-basal body complex protein FliE, with protein sequence MAIDRISNLSSQTYKPHSLLPQGDKVGIFRSDERHYGKTNEAKSPDEVAGTFGDALKKAFEQVNDQQVEADELTQKIVFDPNSVELHDVMIAAEKARISLTFAKTMSDGFVRAYRELTTLR encoded by the coding sequence ATGGCTATTGACCGCATTTCCAATCTCAGTTCCCAAACCTACAAACCCCATTCCCTTCTCCCACAAGGCGACAAGGTAGGAATCTTTCGTTCCGATGAACGCCACTATGGAAAAACCAATGAAGCCAAGTCCCCTGATGAAGTAGCAGGAACCTTTGGTGATGCTTTGAAAAAAGCCTTTGAACAAGTCAATGACCAACAAGTGGAAGCAGATGAACTTACGCAAAAAATTGTTTTTGACCCAAACTCTGTAGAACTTCATGACGTGATGATTGCTGCGGAAAAAGCTAGGATCTCTTTGACATTTGCAAAAACGATGTCTGATGGATTTGTAAGAGCTTACCGCGAACTAACAACACTTAGATAA
- the flgC gene encoding flagellar basal body rod protein FlgC, which yields MGMFDSINISATGLSAQRLRMDVISNNIANSTTTRNTNGDGPFRRDRVILTPINLRTNWKSPVYPFGVAPGEGKGVKVMKIEKDMSPLRLTYDPTHPDAIQTGPKKGYVELPNINIVTEMTDMISASRSYEANVQLINGSKAMMNKAMEIGRA from the coding sequence ATGGGAATGTTTGATTCTATTAATATTTCGGCAACTGGGCTTTCTGCCCAAAGACTCCGCATGGATGTCATTTCGAATAACATTGCAAACTCGACAACTACGAGAAATACCAATGGAGACGGCCCTTTTCGAAGGGACCGTGTCATCCTAACACCGATTAATCTCAGAACCAATTGGAAAAGTCCTGTTTATCCTTTTGGAGTAGCACCCGGCGAAGGCAAAGGGGTGAAGGTGATGAAGATCGAAAAGGATATGAGTCCTCTTCGATTGACTTATGACCCGACTCATCCTGATGCCATCCAAACGGGCCCGAAAAAAGGGTATGTGGAACTTCCCAATATCAACATCGTCACTGAGATGACGGATATGATCTCGGCTTCCCGTTCTTATGAGGCGAATGTGCAACTCATCAACGGATCCAAAGCCATGATGAACAAAGCGATGGAGATCGGCCGGGCGTAA
- the flgB gene encoding flagellar basal body rod protein FlgB: protein MFEATHFMKTQDLLERGLSASTQRRKVITDNIANADVPNFKRSEVVFESMLKRAIESEKIEQDKAVPTKITNDRHIDFFKPLDYRDAKPKTNLDYLTTMRPDGNNVDIEKEVVDANQNQMSYSLMVDRLNQNNRLLNIVMRTN, encoded by the coding sequence ATGTTTGAAGCAACACATTTCATGAAAACTCAAGACCTTTTGGAACGGGGCCTCAGTGCATCCACCCAAAGGCGAAAAGTGATTACTGATAATATCGCCAATGCGGACGTTCCTAATTTTAAACGTTCGGAAGTGGTGTTCGAATCTATGCTGAAACGCGCCATCGAATCGGAAAAAATCGAACAGGACAAAGCTGTCCCCACCAAAATCACAAACGATCGTCATATTGATTTTTTTAAACCGCTAGATTATCGGGATGCCAAACCCAAAACCAATTTGGATTACCTCACAACAATGAGACCTGATGGCAATAACGTAGACATTGAAAAAGAAGTGGTGGATGCCAATCAAAACCAAATGAGTTACAGCCTCATGGTTGACCGCTTAAACCAAAACAACCGTCTTCTCAACATTGTGATGAGAACCAACTAA
- a CDS encoding SDR family NAD(P)-dependent oxidoreductase, whose translation MNYDIKDKVVLITGATGGIGAACAREFYRHGAKLVLTDISQTSVDKLASEFSKERVLAKAMDVTDWSSIKKVIKQTIANFGRLDITLANAGISWKESAYTVFNCDETEFEKIIDVDLLGVWRTIKASLPEVVKNQGQVVVTSSIYAFTNGMCNAPYATSKAGIEMLSRSLRAELAGKGASSTVLYPGWITTPLTEGVFGGDNLTTKMREIGFPPFLRRAITPEKVATALIKGLIKRSPRIIVPARWIPIQILRGIVGIFSDWFLANNTSIQSMVLELEDRTKK comes from the coding sequence ATGAACTATGATATCAAAGATAAGGTAGTCCTCATTACGGGGGCAACTGGGGGAATTGGAGCCGCTTGTGCCAGGGAATTCTATCGACATGGCGCCAAACTAGTATTAACAGATATATCGCAAACTTCCGTGGACAAATTAGCTTCTGAGTTTTCAAAAGAAAGGGTTTTGGCAAAAGCGATGGATGTAACCGATTGGAGTTCCATTAAAAAAGTAATCAAACAAACGATTGCCAACTTTGGTAGACTGGATATCACTCTTGCCAATGCGGGAATTTCCTGGAAAGAATCTGCATACACTGTTTTTAATTGTGATGAGACTGAATTTGAAAAAATTATAGATGTGGATTTATTAGGTGTTTGGCGGACAATCAAAGCCTCATTACCGGAAGTAGTCAAAAACCAAGGACAAGTTGTAGTGACTTCTTCCATCTATGCTTTTACCAATGGAATGTGTAATGCACCCTATGCCACATCCAAAGCAGGAATCGAAATGTTGTCCCGCTCCCTTCGAGCGGAACTCGCAGGAAAAGGGGCAAGTTCCACAGTATTGTATCCCGGTTGGATCACAACCCCACTCACGGAAGGTGTTTTTGGTGGAGACAATTTAACAACAAAAATGCGAGAAATCGGGTTTCCCCCTTTTTTAAGAAGAGCCATCACTCCAGAAAAAGTGGCAACGGCACTGATCAAAGGATTAATCAAAAGAAGCCCTAGAATCATTGTCCCCGCAAGATGGATTCCTATCCAAATTCTCCGAGGCATTGTAGGAATTTTTTCGGATTGGTTTCTTGCAAACAATACATCTATCCAGTCGATGGTTCTCGAGTTAGAAGATAGAACCAAAAAATAA
- a CDS encoding HigA family addiction module antitoxin, whose protein sequence is MNKELMNIHPGEILLEDFLKPMELSAYKLAQSTLIDQKRISEIIHGKRAITADTALRFSKFFGNSPEFWLSIQAHYDLEIKQYELKNELRAIKKYKELKAS, encoded by the coding sequence ATGAATAAAGAACTTATGAACATTCATCCTGGGGAAATTCTCTTAGAAGACTTTCTTAAACCTATGGAATTATCAGCTTATAAACTTGCACAAAGCACTCTTATCGATCAAAAAAGAATCAGTGAAATTATTCATGGAAAAAGAGCAATTACTGCGGATACAGCACTTAGATTTTCTAAATTCTTCGGAAATTCTCCTGAGTTCTGGCTCTCTATTCAAGCTCATTATGATTTAGAAATTAAACAATATGAATTGAAAAATGAGTTAAGAGCAATAAAAAAATACAAAGAACTCAAAGCCAGTTAA
- a CDS encoding type II toxin-antitoxin system RelE/ParE family toxin: MIQSFRDKETEAIWNGALSKKFPKDIQRTARRKMIHIDSAKNLDDLKTPPGNRLHQLTDDRSGQHSISFNMKYRICFNWNNGSVENVEIVDYH, encoded by the coding sequence GTGATACAATCCTTCAGAGACAAAGAAACTGAAGCTATATGGAATGGTGCTCTATCTAAAAAATTTCCAAAGGATATTCAAAGAACTGCTAGAAGGAAAATGATCCACATCGATAGTGCTAAAAATCTAGATGATTTAAAAACACCACCAGGTAACAGACTTCACCAACTTACTGATGACCGATCTGGACAACACTCAATAAGTTTCAATATGAAATATAGAATCTGTTTTAATTGGAATAACGGTTCTGTCGAAAATGTTGAAATTGTAGATTATCATTAA
- a CDS encoding sterol desaturase family protein has protein sequence MFGGPVQCELVFDCVTKIGLAQGILNFLRYYPIAGLAFLIFYVWRKDFFETYHIQKVYPKAEKVWKEFRQSAVTLIVFTLVAVTNITLMKAKIVPSAVYFGPVSGWSGAGYILLSFALITIWHETWFYWMHRFAHLKKVYPHVHSEHHQSVNPSPLAAYRFQATEAFLEAIYIVPFVMFVPVHFYVILFHTFYAMVLNIWWHLGYEFFPKGWASHPITKWINTSTHHNLHHQKFQGNYSLYFNVWDRLMGTNFPYYESYYEQVTAERDKKRKEKETKPKIDMEVLVS, from the coding sequence ATGTTTGGTGGACCAGTTCAGTGTGAATTAGTATTTGATTGTGTTACCAAAATTGGTTTAGCACAAGGGATTTTGAATTTCCTACGTTATTATCCGATCGCGGGTTTGGCATTTCTTATATTCTATGTTTGGCGAAAGGATTTTTTTGAGACCTACCACATTCAAAAAGTTTACCCGAAAGCTGAAAAAGTTTGGAAGGAATTTCGCCAATCGGCTGTCACACTCATTGTCTTTACACTCGTTGCTGTAACGAACATTACTTTGATGAAAGCAAAAATTGTTCCGAGTGCCGTTTATTTCGGACCTGTTTCTGGATGGTCTGGGGCAGGATACATTTTGTTAAGCTTTGCCCTGATTACCATTTGGCACGAAACTTGGTTCTATTGGATGCACAGGTTCGCTCACTTAAAAAAAGTTTACCCTCATGTGCATTCCGAACACCACCAATCAGTAAACCCCTCTCCACTCGCTGCTTATAGATTCCAAGCAACGGAAGCATTTTTAGAAGCCATCTACATTGTTCCCTTTGTGATGTTTGTTCCCGTTCATTTCTATGTGATTCTCTTTCATACTTTCTATGCAATGGTTTTAAATATTTGGTGGCATTTGGGATATGAATTTTTTCCTAAGGGTTGGGCATCACACCCTATCACCAAATGGATCAACACCTCCACACACCACAATCTCCATCACCAAAAATTCCAAGGGAACTACTCTCTTTATTTCAATGTTTGGGATCGTTTGATGGGAACTAACTTCCCATATTATGAATCTTACTATGAACAAGTCACAGCAGAAAGAGATAAAAAACGAAAAGAGAAAGAAACAAAACCGAAAATCGATATGGAAGTTTTAGTTTCGTAA
- a CDS encoding helix-turn-helix domain-containing protein yields MWNLTSHLIAFSAGLSLLFAWGEFLRKNSSGQTLVQGLLFLFAAMFQAHTYFTSTGLYQIFPHFYLIHLPFTACIGALLRRYFSELWDESPNRNQFSYWELVPAGIVTVLLIPFYTSSAEEKIALHTRYLKEGVPLLFQITILIAVSPIFYAAFYVFTNMVKYIRLERFKKSAHLRLVGIVVGIGAFSSLIGIYTLFFHQRHGLEIVSTFIAFLLIGVYLLRQKSPELWGEVQRIVIEEKKYQTSQLGNFNLEALQNQLRQLMEEERIYRDESINLEKLSIKMNLSEHQLSEYLNLHQKKSFFHLVNHYRIKEAKEQFSMHPERNILTIAYDVGFPSKSTFYDAFKREVGTSPSEFRKSLKD; encoded by the coding sequence GTGTGGAATCTAACAAGTCATTTGATTGCTTTTTCCGCCGGACTTTCTCTCCTCTTTGCTTGGGGAGAATTCCTGAGAAAGAACAGTTCCGGACAAACTCTGGTGCAAGGATTGTTATTTCTCTTTGCTGCCATGTTTCAGGCACATACCTATTTTACATCCACAGGCCTTTACCAAATTTTTCCACATTTTTATCTCATCCATTTGCCCTTTACCGCATGTATAGGAGCACTGCTTCGGCGTTACTTTTCCGAACTCTGGGATGAAAGTCCCAATAGAAACCAATTTTCTTACTGGGAATTAGTTCCAGCAGGGATTGTCACAGTCCTTCTCATTCCATTTTATACTTCGTCAGCAGAAGAGAAAATTGCCCTTCACACACGTTATTTGAAGGAAGGTGTTCCACTGCTCTTTCAAATCACAATTCTCATTGCCGTTTCACCCATATTTTATGCGGCTTTTTATGTCTTCACAAACATGGTAAAATACATTCGTTTGGAAAGATTCAAAAAATCAGCTCACCTTCGTTTGGTGGGAATTGTCGTCGGCATTGGCGCATTTTCTAGTTTGATTGGAATTTATACTTTATTTTTCCACCAAAGACATGGGTTGGAGATTGTTTCAACCTTCATCGCTTTTTTACTGATTGGTGTTTATCTTTTGCGACAAAAAAGTCCCGAATTATGGGGCGAAGTGCAAAGGATAGTCATCGAAGAAAAGAAATACCAAACCTCTCAGTTGGGTAACTTCAACTTAGAGGCTCTTCAGAACCAACTGAGACAGCTTATGGAAGAGGAGAGGATTTACCGAGACGAAAGTATCAACTTAGAGAAGTTATCCATAAAGATGAATCTTTCGGAACACCAACTCTCTGAATATTTGAACCTCCACCAAAAAAAAAGTTTCTTTCATTTAGTGAATCACTACCGCATCAAAGAAGCCAAAGAACAATTTTCGATGCATCCAGAAAGAAACATCCTTACCATTGCTTACGATGTTGGTTTTCCATCCAAATCCACATTTTATGACGCTTTCAAACGAGAGGTGGGTACAAGTCCTAGTGAATTCAGAAAGTCTCTGAAAGACTGA